A part of Drosophila bipectinata strain 14024-0381.07 chromosome 3L, DbipHiC1v2, whole genome shotgun sequence genomic DNA contains:
- the LOC108126436 gene encoding mpv17-like protein 2 isoform X2, translated as MLRGLRLIKSATIPFRIKNQIVNHYSVRGLQPEPGSTSFWSRLLGKYLLVTNTVGLGLLLVVGDAVSQQYERLEKKDKVQAKEKLDISRTVRMLLTGLLIGPIQHAFYVRLDQYFTDTSRLGVMRKIFVDQLIMSPTYIFLFFYISSLLEGHTIKEANDEIADKFLMTWKLDCCFWPGLQYFNFRTGKTDSPVE; from the exons ATGCTTAGAGGCCTTCGACTCATAAAATCGGCGACCATTCCGTTCCGGATTAAAAATCAAATCGTAAACCATTACTCAGTAAGAGGGTTGCAGCCCGAACCGGGGAGCACCAGTTTCTGGTCTCGTCTGCTTGGAAAATATCTATTGGTGACAAACACCGTGGGTTTGGGTCTGCTCCTTGTGGTCGGGGATGCAGTGTCGCAACAATACGAGCGGTTGGAGAAGAAGGACAAGGTGCAGGCCAAGGAGAAGTTGGATATATCCCGGACGGTTCGTATGCTGCTCACCGGACTGCTGATCGGACCCATACAGCATGCCTTCTATGTTCGATTGGACCAGTATTTCACCGATACCTCCCGGCTAGGCGTGATGCGGAAGATTTTCGTGGATCAGCTCATCATGTCGCCGACGTACATCTTTTTGTTCTTCTATATCAGTAGTCTGCTGGAGGGTCACACCATCAA gGAGGCCAATGACGAAATCGCCGATAAGTTTCTCATGACCTGGAAACTGGACTGCTGCTTCTGGCCAGGACTGCAGTACTTCAACTTTAG AACTGGGAAGACTGATAGTCCAGTAGAATAA
- the LOC108126436 gene encoding mpv17-like protein 2 isoform X1 produces MLRGLRLIKSATIPFRIKNQIVNHYSVRGLQPEPGSTSFWSRLLGKYLLVTNTVGLGLLLVVGDAVSQQYERLEKKDKVQAKEKLDISRTVRMLLTGLLIGPIQHAFYVRLDQYFTDTSRLGVMRKIFVDQLIMSPTYIFLFFYISSLLEGHTIKEANDEIADKFLMTWKLDCCFWPGLQYFNFRYLNARYRVVFINVTNCIYVVLLSYIKHAYGKNWED; encoded by the exons ATGCTTAGAGGCCTTCGACTCATAAAATCGGCGACCATTCCGTTCCGGATTAAAAATCAAATCGTAAACCATTACTCAGTAAGAGGGTTGCAGCCCGAACCGGGGAGCACCAGTTTCTGGTCTCGTCTGCTTGGAAAATATCTATTGGTGACAAACACCGTGGGTTTGGGTCTGCTCCTTGTGGTCGGGGATGCAGTGTCGCAACAATACGAGCGGTTGGAGAAGAAGGACAAGGTGCAGGCCAAGGAGAAGTTGGATATATCCCGGACGGTTCGTATGCTGCTCACCGGACTGCTGATCGGACCCATACAGCATGCCTTCTATGTTCGATTGGACCAGTATTTCACCGATACCTCCCGGCTAGGCGTGATGCGGAAGATTTTCGTGGATCAGCTCATCATGTCGCCGACGTACATCTTTTTGTTCTTCTATATCAGTAGTCTGCTGGAGGGTCACACCATCAA gGAGGCCAATGACGAAATCGCCGATAAGTTTCTCATGACCTGGAAACTGGACTGCTGCTTCTGGCCAGGACTGCAGTACTTCAACTTTAGGTACCTAAATGCTAGGTACCGGGTGGTATTTATTAATGTAACTAATTGTATCTACGTTGTCCTGCTCTCCTACATTAAACACGCATATGGCAAGAACTGGGAAGACTGA
- the LOC108126436 gene encoding mpv17-like protein 2 isoform X3 gives MLRGLRLIKSATIPFRIKNQIVNHYSVRGLQPEPGSTSFWSRLLGKYLLVTNTVGLGLLLVVGDAVSQQYERLEKKDKVQAKEKLDISRTVRMLLTGLLIGPIQHAFYVRLDQYFTDTSRLGVMRKIFVDQLIMSPTYIFLFFYISSLLEGHTINFS, from the exons ATGCTTAGAGGCCTTCGACTCATAAAATCGGCGACCATTCCGTTCCGGATTAAAAATCAAATCGTAAACCATTACTCAGTAAGAGGGTTGCAGCCCGAACCGGGGAGCACCAGTTTCTGGTCTCGTCTGCTTGGAAAATATCTATTGGTGACAAACACCGTGGGTTTGGGTCTGCTCCTTGTGGTCGGGGATGCAGTGTCGCAACAATACGAGCGGTTGGAGAAGAAGGACAAGGTGCAGGCCAAGGAGAAGTTGGATATATCCCGGACGGTTCGTATGCTGCTCACCGGACTGCTGATCGGACCCATACAGCATGCCTTCTATGTTCGATTGGACCAGTATTTCACCGATACCTCCCGGCTAGGCGTGATGCGGAAGATTTTCGTGGATCAGCTCATCATGTCGCCGACGTACATCTTTTTGTTCTTCTATATCAGTAGTCTGCTGGAGGGTCACACCATCAA TTTCTCATGA
- the LOC108126190 gene encoding mpv17-like protein 2, with the protein MFTLRCLRPLAGPLILKNHAPRRISVVVTRRNFTAVVSKLKPPVVRTSLSSGGVRLAHGKGETGGHLTFLLTRWTKIAWSNMFGKYLLITNVFGSGLLMVVGDAIAQEYEYRRGMRQQDRFDTDRMYRMFVAGALQGPLHHYVYNWMDRVMPARTFKNILKKILIDQLVMSPACILIFFYTVCYLERQTLEQTHKELIEKFPYVYLLDWMTWPAAQYLNFRYLDTKYRVTFVNVCTAVYNVLISYMKHDFGLDLDLESGGMDTSKAHLTLASDAKSRKAVEEPTTR; encoded by the coding sequence ATGTTCACATTGCGCTGCTTGCGCCCACTGGCAGGCCCCCTGATCCTGAAGAACCATGCCCCGAGAAGGATATCCGTCGTGGTCACGAGAAGAAACTTCACAGCCGTCGTCTCCAAGCTTAAACCACCGGTGGTAAGAACTAGCCTGAGCTCAGGAGGAGTGCGGTTGGCCCACGGCAAGGGCGAGACTGGAGGACACCTGACCTTCCTACTGACGCGATGGACCAAAATTGCGTGGAGCAACATGTTCGGAAAGTACCTTCTGATCACCAACGTCTTCGGATCGGGACTGCTGATGGTGGTGGGCGATGCGATAGCCCAGGAGTACGAGTACCGCAGGGGAATGCGGCAGCAGGATCGCTTCGATACGGATCGCATGTACCGCATGTTTGTGGCCGGAGCACTGCAGGGCCCTCTCCACCACTACGTTTACAACTGGATGGATCGCGTGATGCCGGCCCGCACCTTCAAGAACATTCTCAAGAAGATCCTGATCGATCAGCTCGTCATGTCCCCCGCCTGCATCCTAATCTTCTTTTACACGGTGTGCTACTTGGAGCGCCAAACCCTGGAGCAGACCCACAAGGAGCTAATCGAGAAATTTCCGTACGTCTATCTGCTGGACTGGATGACATGGCCGGCGGCGCAGTACCTGAACTTCCGCTACCTGGACACCAAGTACCGCGTGACCTTCGTCAACGTTTGCACGGCGGTGTATAACGTCCTCATCTCCTACATGAAGCACGATTTCGGACTGGACCTCGACCTGGAGAGCGGCGGGATGGACACATCCAAGGCTCATCTGACGCTGGCGAGCGATGCCAAATCTCGGAAGGCTGTCGAGGAGCCGACCACGCGCTAG